The genomic stretch AAGGCATCCGCGAACGCTTGCCGTATGCGAAGGCGGTTCACAAGTGGGCGTTCCATCGCTTGTACGAGTACGTCACGTACAAAGCCGAGTCTGAAGGTCTTGTGGTGAAGCAGATTAATCCGGCGTACACGAGTCAGCGTTGCTCCAAGTGTGGATTCACCCACGAGGATAATCGTCCACACAACAACGGACAAGACGAGTTCGGTTGTCTGAAATGCGGGTACGATGTTCACGCAGATTACAACGCCGCGAAGAATATCGGTCTGAAGTATCTCCGCGACCAGCAAAAGTCTGGGCGTGGAGGCGCACCCGTAGGCGTGCGCTTGAACAGCGGGATGATGAACGTGAACGGCGAGTATTCGCCTACCGCTCTCAGCGGTTAGAACGGGAGTCCATGCTGAATGCCACGCCCTTCAGGGCGTGGTAGTTTACTGTACCTCTTCCATCTGGTCGGTCCGGAGGTCCTCGAGACGCTCTTCGCCGTATTCTTCCGCTGCACTCTCGTGATGTCGGTGGAGTCGGTAGGCAGCGTGGAGCCGGTCTTTGTCATCCGTGATCGCCCAGTAGGGACGCTTGTGCCGCACGAGACCCCGCTCCTTCAATCTCGACAGGATTGCACTCACAGCGTCCGTGTCCAGCCCGAGTCGCTCGGCGATCGTCGCTGCCTTCCACGCACGGTCGTCGTGGTCGTCGAGGAACAGCACGATCTGCTCAGTGTCGTTCTGTTCCTCGAATTCGTCAGTGTTTTCGAATTCGTCGATATCGATGGACCCGCTCGACATAGGCTAGTGTTGGGACTGTTGGAACATAGCTGTTTGATGTATTTGTTCCATTGGATTGGAGCTTCACCTACACCTCAGAACTCGTCTCACGCTTCGCTCTCTGAGTGGTTGGTCAGGAACGTGACGAACAACATCCCATCCGTCTTCAGTTCGTACTCGACATCGACCTCGAGAGTGGTGTAGTTGAACGGCTCTGTTACGATGTGATACCCATTCGGTGACTCACGAACCAGCACGACAGCCGTCGCTTTCTCCAGGGCGTCGAGTAGTCGCTGCATCTCCTCTTCAGTGGCATCATCTACATCGAAGAGAAAGCGGGAGTCGTCGCTCGCCGTTGG from Haladaptatus sp. QDMS2 encodes the following:
- a CDS encoding helix-turn-helix domain-containing protein; the protein is MSSGSIDIDEFENTDEFEEQNDTEQIVLFLDDHDDRAWKAATIAERLGLDTDAVSAILSRLKERGLVRHKRPYWAITDDKDRLHAAYRLHRHHESAAEEYGEERLEDLRTDQMEEVQ